Within Takifugu flavidus isolate HTHZ2018 chromosome 12, ASM371156v2, whole genome shotgun sequence, the genomic segment ACGATTCAAATGGAGGccatttagtttgttttcttctgttcaaCTTATCTCAAAATTTTATGTCACCAGTGTCGTTGAAGCGGAATATCTTGACATGTAGCACAAACGTTCTGAGTATCTTGAGTAGATATGTTTCACATGTTCACCAGGGTTGTCAATAAAAATCACCTTTCCTCTggcttttctcatttattttgattcatTGCCATTTTATTTGAATCTATTTTCTCTTATTTAAATCTATTTCTATGAACCAATCAAAGTTAGTTCATACATTCTGCTACTTAAAATTTAGATCTATAAATAAATTGAAAGTATTTTTATACACAAGTATCGGAGCCACTGTAAAATAAATGGCTAAATATTAGTGCTGTTAAAATACTGACACGTTTTTTTATTAAAtaggaaaaaaatcacaatcaAAATTTTAGAGTACAAAATATCAGGAGCAATTAGAAGtaaatttaataataaatttAAGCGTAATATATTTTAAATCCCATTTTACGTTACCTCTGGTTACACTTTAATACTCCGACTCTACGATGCCACCTAGCGTCGAACATTATTAGTGCAGTTTCGGTGGAGGTTTCTCATATTTCTGTGACCAGCAGGTGTCAGCCGCGTCTTGGTCATCACACTGTCTCCTTTGGCGCATTTGCGAATGAGGAATTCCCCCATCAACCACAGAGTGACGTATATCCCACATCTGGGGATGCCTGATGTTGGTAGTCAGGATGGTCCGCTGCTGCTCGGCCCTGCGGCTGTTTCTTCATCCCGGTGGCATCACTACAATTGGCCAACAGATGGGGAGCTGCTCGGAGCAGCTGGAACATGGAACAGATGTGCATTGcttacattttttttcagtgGCAACGAGGGATTAATAAGCTATATAAATCATGTTAGTGGCAATGTTTTCAACATCTGTCTGAATTTGACTGTACTTTTCGAGCGTTGCCCCTATTTTTGCCTAAAGCAGAGGAGGGTGTGGTGtgccgcaggttcagctcagGAATTCTCCAAATAGGGGATGTGAAGTCTTTCATAAAGGTACAGTGTCTGAATCCTGTGCATGAGCCTGAGGAAACTTAGTGGACCCAAAGAAAAGGGTTATTAATAACTCCTAAGCCAACCCACCACATTCTTTATACTTGAGTCAGGGAGCGGAGAGAGGagcgctctgctgcctctgcttctcatttgtgtttctttccatGGAGGAGTGGAACAGAGAGGCAAGACCACTCCTCTCACCCTGGAGTCCTGCTGTAACCTGGACAGGGTTGAGCTGATACTTTCTGATGGATGACGAACGGGGCAAATGTGCAACTGAAAAGAAATGAGCGAAATGGGCTTTAAATTAGCCGAACTTTCGCATAACATagtaggggggaaaaaaggcttcGAATCATGAAGGGGGGAGGAAGCTTGGAAAATAGTGGTGCTGCGACTTGGCAGCGGAGAACATGAGTCACTGTTTATCTGGTCTGCACATAGAGACCAAgtggacaaaaaggaaaaactttTACGCACAGCtaattaaatgtacattttatacatttgatGTCACAGCCTGTGGACATTAGAgtttaaaatctatattttctACCGTAGAAATCATCCAATAACAGACCAGGCACAGTTGTGGAATTTTATTTGGTTATATTAAAGTCATAAAGCTGTGTACAGTAGTCAGTAATGTGTCTTCCACTTTAGCTGAAAtgcatttccttttaaaaaaaaaaaaattaaaaaaaaaaaatatatatatatatataaccgATGAAAACCATGTCCTGAAAAGCACCAAAGTGAAATATGTTTGATCGGTGCTATCAGTTTGAGTTTTGCTGCTTTTGTGCAACATAAATCTCTCATGGACATGACTAAACGGTGGAAAAATCCCGAAAATAATGGCCTCGATAATACTGCAGTCTAGTCACTGAGGGAATACAGTAATATTCTTCACTCTGTATCCTGCCGCATTAAAAGCTAAATACTTTATGTCTTTCAGCACTGTAAAACCAAGTAGATATGTATTTAAAGTTAAAGCTAACCTTTAAGAGCTGAAGGGAAGAAGCAACCAGACCAGCGTGACTCTGAGTATAAAGTCTTTTGCAGTGAGCCTGAAGGTCACAAAGGATTTCCTTGAATTTTGATACAAGTTCCATTGTGTAAGACTAAAATCAGTGTCAAATGCATCTAAGTGAGCGCCAATACAAACAGTAGCATAAGCGTGACAGCCAGTAGAGGACAGTCTCTGCAGGACTTTGAAACCCGTCTATGCATCAGAACCCTTTTGTCTGCGTTTGGATGGCGGGATCAGACGTGCCGGAAGCTCTGGAGGAAGACCGTGGCCCTCTAACTTGACCTCGATCAAGTGGCTGGCCAGAGCGAATTCTTCATCATCCAGCATCCCATCGTGGTCCAAATCTGAGAGCTTCCAGATGCGGCCCAGCACAGAGTTGGGCAGGCGGGAGCTGACCATCCAGTCCTTAGCCTTGGTGCCGCTCAGCTTCCCCTCGTTGGGAGCGAGGTTGTAGAAGATTTCATCGTATTTGGGTTTATCTTTTGTCACCACCcaatcttcctcctcctcgcatCTCTCTTCATTCTCGTCGGCGAAGGGGTCGCCTTCCCCGAATGGTCCGCCGCGGGTCCCCAGGAAGGCGCCGCCCTGCACCCCCAGCTCGccagcctccagctcctcctgccgcAGGAGGGGCATCAGCTTGGCGATGTCGCCTGACAGCAGCTCATCCAAAGCCGTCATCAGATTAGGCTTCAAAGTTTTGAACTTGGTAAAGTCATGAACCATCAGTTGCTCCTTGAAAAGGGGGGGggaatggttaaaaaaaaaaaagtaaagtgaATTCAAAGACACTCCTGACAGGCCTGAGAAATATGACCAAATGTTTAAAGAGAAACCGCTTTTGAAGTGCCTCCAGATGGGCTCAGGAGAGAAAACTCTGAGACAAACCTGCATCTTAGCGCAATTTGGGAAGTCTCCAGCAGAAAtgttgtgctgcagctggatttTGGAGAAAATAACCGGCAGCTGGAAGATCAGACTCTTCTTTTTATTGTCCTTTCTGAAGACAGAGGGCATCTCCTGCTTCAGATAGCTGATGATGTGGGCATGGACCTGGGAGGGCAAAGGTTTTTTAACACGCAACGACTAAAGGCAACCAGTTCACGTAAACTTTGGAACAAACCCCACCTACCCTAACCAGGCGTGCGCGCTTGACCAGATCGTTGAGCTTGCGTAAAGCTGCATTGCGAGGAAGGTTTTGGATGTCAGCGAACaggtcttcctcctccagctcaaacAGCTTACGGTTGTCTGCCACCATCAGGGGCTCGGACCAGAAGGAGCCAATGTAGACGCGCAGAACCTCCGGGGTGCCAAACACTTTCCCCAGGGACCACATGAGCGCTCCGTACACTCTCATGAGCTGCTGCGTCCCCACCATGTCTGCTTTGTTTAGCACCACGCGCAGCTTATCCTCGTTGCCTTTTAGAGCGCCGATGGCCTCGGAGAACTCGTCTGATATCTCCAGTTTATGTGCATCGAACAGCAGAATGATGCGATCCACGCGCTCTGCAAACCAGCGCAGCACAGCCGGGAAGTCGTAGCCTGCTCGAAAAGAAGAGAAACGGCGGTGAGATGCCAAGATGCTGCACCCTGCAAGCAGAACATGCACTCCACATGGTCCACATGGACCCAAGCCCTTCGttcttttatttggtttaaCTCAGATTTTATGACATCTTGGTGTTCTCGCTGTGTCTGTTCTTGTTTGCTGTTAATGTGACCGTGTAAACCGGTCACGAGTTAGCTCAGCATGCCAAAGAGATGTGTTTGTGAGTGGTCATTCTCAGGCGGGTGTCTCTGTAGGCCTCCTTTGCCCTCTCCTCGCCGTTgtcacctctctctcacctcgGCTCACCCTCTGCTTAGCACCAGACAAGATTCCCGGCGTGtcgatgatgctgatgctctCCAGCACCTGGTTGGACATCTGGGCACACTGAAACCTGTGGTTTATCAAAACATCATTGGGTTGAAACAAAAATGTCAGATAGATGGGGATAAGAACGTTCGGACGCAGTGTTGTCGCAAAAGGGTCATGTGAAAAATGTTTGATTCTCATGAAAGCGGTCTGTGTGATGGGAGGAGGAGATTGGCCCTCTCCGCACCCAAAGCCGCCTCACTGCAGCCATTGTATGCAGGCAGGGCTCTCATTGCTCTTGGCTTCCTGAAGGAAAATGACCATCACTGCCAGGATTAAACAATGAAGTTTGCTAACGATGTGTGCCTTAGAACAACAGAGCCGCTTCCTGTGGCGTATGAGCTTAACGAGCCCAGCGGATCCCAGGACAGGAAGCATAAGCATAAGGACAGACGTAAATGCGCTCACAAACAAAGCCCGTAGAGGGACAAGGGGACATCATGTTGCATGGACACATTTGTACCACATTACTGGAAAAAAGGGTGACCATTTTGTGGTTTAAGTCTGATCTTGCGGCCCGTCCATTACTGTAATATAAGAAGGAACGTCTGCTAACCTCTCCCCTCTGGGTTCTAGAAGTCCCACTAAATCTGTGACGCCATTTACTTGTCTTTGCCCCATGAGGCCGCACAGCCCTCTAACCTCGCCTTTGAATCTGCGTACTTTGCAGTTCCTGTCCGAGACCACTGGCTTTCATTACCCTCTCTTGTGATATCGCTtcctttctctgtttttccacaaATAAGGCAAGTGCCTCCTTGCTCTGAAATTTGGCACAAGGACGTGAAATTCCAGAGAACTTTGTGttatctctccttctctgctctctctctctctctttctctctcacacacacccgctgCACGATTTAGCCTCGGCCACCTCGGAGAAGTCAACAGCACCCTGTGAATTAATATCATGCTCTCACCTATTGAGGAAGGTGTTTCCAAAAGGGTTGAGTTTGCGGAAAGGCTTGTTGGGGTCAACAATGAGAGCATTCCCTGGTATGACACTTTCCACCTCCCCGTGCATGATGGCAGTAAAGCAGTCAGTGGTTGGTTCGGGTCCCACCCTGCTGCCAGGAATATCCTGCTCCAGTAGATACCTGTCACATACACAAAAagtgtgaatttgttttttttctacagcAGATGAATGAAATGAGACATGGGTAGTCTTACTTGATGAAAGTAGTCTTTCCAGTGGAGTATTGGCCCACTACTAACACCATTGGCTTATTGTCAAAGTCTGCATCCTCCAGACTGGGAGAGTGGAAGTCATGGAAGCCATAATACTGCTCcaggggcagcagcttctttcgaTACAAGGACTTGAGGCCTTCGGTCACGGTGCGGATCACCTCAGGTGCCTTTTTCACATCTTTCCGCCCCCAGCGTGACATGACGACAGAGTTATGGGAGAATAGGGAGCTCCTTAGAAAaacgtgggtttttttttttttttttgatcttCTTTCCTGTCACTGAACCTTGGAAAAACCTTCTGGGGTTTCCTGTATTTATGTGACCGTCGTTCACTTGTCCTTGAAACCTCCTCTGCACATGCCAagaaggaagagctggcagagtTTTTCTTTGAAGTCTGGATCCTCAACTCTAGAAGCAGCTGCCAAACTGATAGCTTTAAACCCCCTAATGtgcagaggagacagacagagatgagcaagatgcaataaaaaagaggAGATGACGAGATGACAAACACGGTAATTGCGGTAAACTGTACAGCCCGGGCGATACTCAGGATGTGGAGTGTGTAactctgcagcagagctctgccaAGCATTGTCAGTGCATGCCTGGAAAAAGTTAGCATTCACTCTGGAAAACTTGCAAACCCAGCCCTGTGGCAGGGTTTGCACAGGCACAGCTCAGCTTTCCAGCTCAATAAGTGAGACATTCTTTTTATCCCCCGCACGTTGCTTCAAAATGAAATATGTGAATGGCTCACTTGCTCCCGAGGAGAAGAAACTCCAAAACAACTATAATCCTCAAATCACTAGACGATTTATAGAGAGCTatataaaaaacagaaagatgGGACAACAAAAAGTGTTCTTCTGGGTAGACACGTGTCAGTGGGGTCTTtacggtgagcttctctcttgcGAAACGAAACTTAATTtaaaccctttaaaaaaaaaatctgtggaaATTAACTGGCCCAGGCCAAACAAATCATATGATCAGCCTGCAAAGAGCCTTGTGAAAAATGGTTGAGCCCTGAAGATCAACAGAGAGAAATCAACTGATTTGACTGCCATTACACAGTGAAGCATTGTGTCAGTGCAGCTGGCCCAGTAAAGACTGTTTTTATGTGCGGTAAACACTCTGCAGCAAGCTTAAAACATTTTAGTAATGTGGAAAATCCTCAGTTTTTCCCCCACAAGTGGAACAAAGTTGTATTCTAAATTAATTAATTCAGGAAAAAGACTAAAGTCTAGTAATAGCAAGTGGCAGCTGCTGGTTTATCACAATCTAACTGCACAAATAGAGTCATATGAACTGAAATCTTGTTtctaaaagtttttttttaaagtacatACCGAGTTGTTAGTCGTGAGAAGCACAGCGGATTTCTTCAAACACCTTGATGACTCCCTACCTTCAGTCTTGCCCTCGGGATCTTGGAAAATATTTTGAGTTGAGAGGACAAAAACAGTCagtctggaggagctgctgctacaTGCATGGGTGTACCTCTGACAGCAAATAGGAAGGCTGAGTGGAGAGCAGCTAGATTACAGTGGAGCTCTGTTTCCTCAAGTTTAGTGCTTTTCAGAAGAGCCTCAGCTCAGGAAACTATTCTTACTCCGTTTGCAGAGTAAAAAACCACCCAAACCTACAGGCAGACCAGGTTTTCTCACCAGTGTCTTCCTTCTGAGCTCTGCTTGTCTTCCAGGGATGCTTGGCAACACTAACACCCTGCACAGGACAGGGATGATCCGCATTTGGTTTGAGGGCGTGGATGTGGAGAGGGGGTGGTTTCTGATTAAATAATTTGGTTGGAAACATGTTTCCAACAACTTCAGCCTTCAAATGCCACACCCCAAACCCCGACTGCCACGACTGGCATCGCCcgcctcttttttccttctatCTTTTTCCTGATGAGTCTACTGTAATACATTATAAAAATATAGATGTCGGTTCTCCTCATCAGCCTAAACTCCTTTGCTcctcccaaaccctgaaccttCCAGGGAGAGGAACACACGAGGCAGAACTATTTTCCACTTCCATGCACCATCTGCTGGTTGTCCAAACACACCCCACCGTTCCCTTGTTACCTTCAGCACCTCCTCTTGAACAGTGGACTCCCTAAATGCACCATGAAAACCAAATTGCATGCTGTGTTTCATAAAAGAAGCAAGGTTTAATTTACAGTTTTACTAAAtgtacatttctttttaaaaagtgtcatTATACACAATAAATACAATACAAAATTAATCTGTAATACTATACTTCAAATTCTCTTACGATCTTTTTGTACATTGTTCCATTTCTATTTTACTGcttgtgctgtgtttgtgtttgaattgTCCAccaggatttaaaaacacaataaacacacaggAGGCAGGGATACAGTGGCAGAAAAGTTGAACCGAACAGcctgagaacacagaaaatgaaGAGTTAAAACTGGACTGCCCCCTGTTGACTGAAATGGATAACGCCTGCCTAAACTGGCTTCATAGAGGATAAATGTTTTATAATTTCATCTTCATGATTTATGAAAGCTTCACACATAGAGGATGGATGAGAACCAATTTCCTTGCATTTCTTTGATGTCCTGAAGtcaatttcaaatgaaaacaactcTCAAAATACCTCAACATGGTTATTCAGATCTTTTCTGCATAAATTCTGAAGAATTTAATTCCTGGCGTTGGTGATTTCTTCTTGAATAAGAGGGGATAACATGATGTTTTACAGTATAAACCTGGTGCTTCATAAGTAAGTGTTACCCAAATAGAAATGAACTGTATGAAGAGCTGCCTGATGCTCACTGCGACATGTTTAACTGGGGACAGGTACTTTTGTGAAAGGCCTCTGTGGAGACAGGTGCTCAGGTCAcgtgacaaaaagaaaagaaaaaaaggggggtgaATACTGAATTACAAACAAGGTATCAAAAAGTGAACAAGAAGTGGACATCATTTTCTGGCATTTCATTCTGACATGTGACTGGCTGGCTTATCGTCATGTCTCCATCTTAAAGACAACATTTCACCAACTCCTCAAGCTGTAAATTACTGACAAGCATGTTTAGACAATTCAAATTGACAAACAAAGCCAATGCAGTCAGGCAGAGTAGTATCGCTGTCCCTTTTTCACAGTGTCCCCGATGCCCTGCCTCCGTTTCTGTCTCTTAGCCGGGAGAAGGGGCTGTTATCTGCTTTGAGTTTGGGGCACCAGGCTGCCGTTGTGGCCGCGGCCACCAACCTGAGGGTGCTGGGCCAAAGAGGACGATGCAGAAGAGGGAAGAATTGAAGATCTGTGggatgaggctgcagaacttCCGGGGCGCTGACTTTGGTGTTGGTGGGACCTGCTACTACCCCCTTTTATGTGATGCTCACGGGCGGTGGGCTCTTGCTGCAGGTTTAGGATGCTGTCGATGGCGCACTGCAGGTGTTGATTCAGAGAGTCGTCTGGAGGACTGCCGCTGGAAAAGCTAGCATTATCCATATCGGGGGAATCTGACTTGCAGCGTTTGGCGGGAAGCAAAGAGTCTCGCATAAAGGAAGGTTCAGGAGAAGGTGGCCCGGGGGCATGTTGGTCCATTCTAAATGTCCCACCTGCCCTATGTATATTTTTTGCACTTGCCTGCTTGTATTTGCTAACATCTGTTTCCTGGTCTGCGTGTTCTTC encodes:
- the ehd2b gene encoding EH domain-containing protein 2b; the protein is MSRWGRKDVKKAPEVIRTVTEGLKSLYRKKLLPLEQYYGFHDFHSPSLEDADFDNKPMVLVVGQYSTGKTTFIKYLLEQDIPGSRVGPEPTTDCFTAIMHGEVESVIPGNALIVDPNKPFRKLNPFGNTFLNRFQCAQMSNQVLESISIIDTPGILSGAKQRVSRGYDFPAVLRWFAERVDRIILLFDAHKLEISDEFSEAIGALKGNEDKLRVVLNKADMVGTQQLMRVYGALMWSLGKVFGTPEVLRVYIGSFWSEPLMVADNRKLFELEEEDLFADIQNLPRNAALRKLNDLVKRARLVRVHAHIISYLKQEMPSVFRKDNKKKSLIFQLPVIFSKIQLQHNISAGDFPNCAKMQEQLMVHDFTKFKTLKPNLMTALDELLSGDIAKLMPLLRQEELEAGELGVQGGAFLGTRGGPFGEGDPFADENEERCEEEEDWVVTKDKPKYDEIFYNLAPNEGKLSGTKAKDWMVSSRLPNSVLGRIWKLSDLDHDGMLDDEEFALASHLIEVKLEGHGLPPELPARLIPPSKRRQKGSDA